Proteins co-encoded in one Chitinophagales bacterium genomic window:
- a CDS encoding rhamnogalacturonan acetylesterase → MKINVNMISAHQYVFVLILFLYSFTLTQQKTVVIYLIGDSTVANYADNYDEGKDYYKTRFPVTGWGQVFQEQFTGVDLADFKNIFDADSVIIDDRARGGRSTRTFFQEGRWRSVYDSLKKGDVVMMQFGHNDAAENKPERYVDIEGYKEFIRLFTSQTREKGGVPIILTPVCRNYPWEDNHLSNVHGQYPNAALEVAKEMDVYFIDLNQLSMDTFSEVGMDYVTNNYFMNLPSGVYEAYPDGQSDNTHFQPEGAKVVAELVFEAMKTLEK, encoded by the coding sequence ATGAAAATTAATGTTAACATGATCTCCGCTCATCAATATGTTTTTGTATTGATTTTATTTCTTTATAGTTTTACCTTGACACAGCAAAAAACCGTAGTTATTTACCTAATTGGAGATTCAACAGTGGCTAATTATGCAGATAATTACGATGAAGGTAAAGACTATTACAAAACAAGATTTCCTGTGACAGGTTGGGGACAGGTTTTTCAAGAACAATTCACTGGAGTGGATTTAGCTGACTTCAAAAATATTTTTGATGCGGATAGTGTTATCATTGATGACCGTGCAAGAGGAGGAAGAAGTACACGGACTTTTTTTCAGGAAGGAAGATGGAGATCCGTTTACGACAGTCTCAAAAAAGGGGATGTTGTAATGATGCAATTTGGGCATAATGATGCCGCAGAAAACAAACCAGAGCGGTATGTTGATATTGAAGGATACAAAGAGTTTATAAGATTGTTTACGTCCCAAACTAGAGAAAAGGGAGGTGTACCAATTATTCTTACTCCTGTCTGTAGAAATTATCCATGGGAAGACAATCATCTATCAAATGTGCATGGTCAATATCCTAATGCAGCATTAGAAGTAGCAAAAGAAATGGATGTTTATTTTATTGATTTAAATCAATTATCTATGGATACATTCAGCGAGGTCGGTATGGATTATGTAACCAATAACTATTTCATGAACTTACCATCTGGAGTATATGAAGCCTATCCTGATGGACAATCTGATAATACGCATTTTCAACCAGAAGGAGCGAAAGTTGTGGCAGAGCTGGTTTTTGAAGCAATGAAAACTTTAGAGAAATAA
- a CDS encoding glycoside hydrolase family 3 protein, producing MKSSIPYLSFLLFICLLSSCQSKSPSSSTNDTAQTAVQENTKENSVSLDVKLGQMLIMGFRGLTVSDDAPIVQAIKYLHLGGVVLFDLHVPTRQTEPLRNIESPIQVKKLIEDLQSYAEIPLLVTVDQEGGIIRRLKEKDGFPKTVSHQYLGELNNTDSTFYHTTILASALQKLGFNMNLAPVVDVNVNPDNPIIGKLERSFSSDPAEVFKHAYYYINAHHKQKVLTCLKHFPGHGSSTADSHLGLVDVTNTWNAEEAIPYQNLINAKLVDAIMTAHVFNTHLDSLYPATLSKKVITDGLRKGMNYDGVIISDDMNMGAITQHYGFEKGIELAINAGVDILCFGNNSEVYDPNLPQKAFDALKKLVQEGKIPEQRIDESYQRIMALKGKL from the coding sequence ATGAAATCATCTATTCCTTATTTATCTTTTTTACTATTCATCTGCTTATTAAGTAGTTGCCAATCAAAATCACCTAGTTCTTCAACAAACGATACTGCTCAAACGGCCGTACAAGAAAACACAAAAGAAAATTCAGTGTCGCTCGATGTCAAACTCGGTCAAATGCTTATCATGGGTTTTCGTGGTCTAACCGTATCTGATGATGCTCCCATAGTACAAGCTATCAAGTATTTACATTTAGGCGGTGTCGTACTATTTGACCTTCACGTTCCAACCCGCCAAACCGAACCTTTGCGGAATATAGAATCGCCTATTCAGGTCAAAAAACTGATTGAAGATTTGCAGTCTTATGCTGAAATACCGCTATTGGTAACGGTTGACCAAGAAGGAGGTATCATCCGCCGATTGAAGGAAAAAGACGGTTTTCCGAAAACAGTTTCACATCAATATTTGGGAGAGTTAAACAATACAGATAGCACTTTCTATCATACTACTATCTTGGCTTCTGCCCTTCAAAAACTGGGTTTCAATATGAACCTTGCGCCTGTGGTAGATGTGAACGTAAATCCTGACAATCCGATTATTGGTAAATTGGAGCGTAGCTTTTCGAGCGACCCTGCCGAAGTGTTCAAACACGCTTATTACTACATCAATGCCCACCACAAACAAAAGGTACTCACTTGTTTGAAGCATTTTCCTGGACATGGTAGCTCGACAGCCGATTCTCATCTGGGACTGGTGGATGTGACCAATACTTGGAACGCTGAAGAAGCGATACCTTATCAAAATTTGATCAATGCAAAATTGGTAGATGCGATTATGACCGCACATGTTTTCAATACACACTTGGATAGTCTGTATCCTGCAACACTATCTAAAAAAGTGATTACCGATGGATTGCGAAAAGGAATGAACTACGATGGAGTAATTATTTCGGACGATATGAATATGGGAGCAATTACACAACACTATGGTTTTGAAAAAGGTATAGAACTCGCTATAAATGCAGGCGTGGATATTTTGTGTTTTGGAAACAACAGCGAAGTATATGACCCAAATTTGCCGCAAAAAGCTTTTGATGCACTCAAAAAGTTGGTGCAGGAAGGCAAAATACCAGAACAAAGAATCGATGAATCTTACCAAAGAATCATGGCGTTGAAGGGTAAGCTTTGA
- a CDS encoding MotA/TolQ/ExbB proton channel family protein, translating to MTSRGKNLLLALIFSFILMVVVVAGYNIIPEPTLKRFFQMLGGSLPGGLIQFFTYIAFFWGIFEIRARMHRLQFEEAGLKMGLLPEKEQWVLSPNDVNDLKLKMIEKEQERKLLITDVIKKASTKFRANRNISDVMGIVSAQIKINMSKAESAQSIIRYLAWAMPSIGFIGTIMGIAQALGVSDKVADDPEMLGQVTAYMYVAFDTTLIALFLSIIMMWYFHSLQEREEDLHSEMEEYVMENLVNRIHLE from the coding sequence ATGACGTCTAGAGGGAAGAATTTATTATTAGCATTGATTTTCTCTTTCATTTTAATGGTAGTCGTTGTAGCAGGTTACAACATCATACCTGAACCTACACTAAAGCGTTTCTTTCAAATGTTAGGAGGCAGTTTGCCGGGAGGACTCATACAGTTTTTTACCTACATTGCTTTCTTTTGGGGCATATTCGAAATCCGTGCTCGTATGCACCGTCTTCAATTTGAAGAAGCAGGACTCAAAATGGGGTTGCTTCCAGAAAAAGAGCAATGGGTTCTTTCACCAAACGATGTGAATGACCTCAAGCTAAAAATGATTGAAAAAGAACAAGAGCGCAAGTTGTTAATCACAGATGTAATCAAAAAAGCGAGTACAAAATTTCGAGCAAACCGCAATATCTCGGATGTAATGGGCATCGTTTCGGCTCAAATCAAAATCAATATGTCCAAAGCGGAAAGTGCACAGTCAATTATCCGTTACCTCGCATGGGCTATGCCTTCGATTGGTTTCATCGGTACGATTATGGGGATTGCACAGGCTTTGGGAGTATCGGATAAAGTGGCAGATGACCCCGAAATGTTGGGTCAAGTGACAGCGTATATGTATGTTGCGTTTGACACTACACTGATTGCCTTGTTTCTCAGCATTATTATGATGTGGTATTTCCATAGTTTGCAGGAAAGAGAAGAAGATCTTCACTCAGAGATGGAGGAATATGTGATGGAAAACTTGGTGAATAGGATACATTTGGAGTAA
- a CDS encoding FHA domain-containing protein, with product MAKVQCYNCKKTTPVVAPRYRCKYCNYPLNKYVEQEDEPEEEIIIEKLKQDVPESVTIHDLYRDEVPESQKGIEEVLEKLKPDETVQKTMTGPVIIKKNLNPEKDGKIIAGWLVVHTEGRLPVTYELFEGTNVIGRPDGPHHVDIRVEDDEYVSRIHSIITIKKDFLHRFYYELTDNGKLRRGNPSTNGTYINGRTERLSKNSVVHLRDNDTIQVGTTKLVFKNIDNSDNLESAAHSVIETDFTSTVAIR from the coding sequence ATGGCAAAAGTTCAGTGTTATAACTGCAAAAAGACTACGCCCGTAGTGGCACCTCGATATAGATGTAAATACTGCAATTACCCTCTCAATAAGTATGTGGAACAAGAGGACGAACCTGAGGAGGAAATCATTATCGAAAAATTGAAGCAAGATGTTCCTGAATCGGTGACAATTCATGATTTGTACCGTGATGAAGTGCCTGAATCTCAAAAAGGTATTGAAGAGGTTTTAGAAAAACTAAAACCAGATGAAACAGTTCAAAAAACGATGACAGGGCCTGTTATCATCAAAAAGAACCTCAATCCCGAAAAAGATGGTAAAATCATTGCAGGTTGGTTGGTTGTTCACACAGAAGGCAGACTACCTGTTACTTATGAGCTTTTTGAAGGAACAAATGTCATTGGTCGTCCCGATGGCCCGCATCATGTTGACATTCGGGTTGAAGACGATGAATATGTGAGCAGGATTCACAGCATCATTACCATCAAAAAAGACTTTCTTCATAGATTTTACTATGAATTGACCGATAATGGCAAACTAAGACGAGGCAATCCGAGTACAAATGGTACGTACATCAATGGTCGGACCGAAAGATTGTCTAAAAACAGTGTAGTGCATCTTCGAGACAACGATACCATTCAAGTGGGGACAACCAAATTGGTATTCAAAAATATTGACAATTCAGATAACCTCGAATCAGCAGCACACAGTGTCATCGAAACAGACTTCACCAGTACTGTAGCCATTAGATAA
- a CDS encoding serine/threonine-protein kinase — translation MKFRERYTFDSNKDFIGKGGFSRVYKAFDNIRKRYVALKFYKGNVSDKYDIISEINRMDDLIHPNLIRYYDANIIDSVNAIGETEHIQVGIMEYANAGDISTFFKVKRSPEVISAIVKDILKGLAYLHKNGIAHRDLKPKNILLTQNKKGKYIAKIADFGISKRIDVDDATMSSQLMGSVEYMAPEQFAPAMFGINQKLATNVDLWSLGIIIYEFYAQNLPFGSRTAGINYEQILNNILFNDLNIDYSIVSEPHRTIIRKCLVKKASERAKDATELLEILEGKKTDKKNKKEPKEANNPKNEGTKTAILTGLKIPTESTDNDKKETREIENQKEVKPIQKEPSFQENKEKTTIPITKTNDSPKVEKERPIRPLNNKSVSNEINVGKNLFKLGNYTESFKILDLYQDHPAFDTEAKFFLGYMYYNGNCGGAYDEVIGRKFMNEAKLQDRSLVIELMLKYVLNK, via the coding sequence ATGAAATTCAGAGAACGATATACATTTGATTCTAATAAAGACTTTATCGGTAAAGGAGGGTTTTCGAGGGTTTACAAGGCTTTTGACAACATCCGTAAACGTTATGTAGCACTGAAGTTTTACAAAGGCAATGTTTCTGATAAATACGACATTATCAGCGAAATCAACCGAATGGATGATTTGATTCATCCCAACCTTATCCGATACTACGATGCCAACATTATTGATTCGGTCAATGCGATTGGAGAAACGGAACACATACAGGTAGGGATTATGGAGTATGCAAATGCTGGTGATATTAGCACTTTTTTTAAAGTAAAAAGAAGTCCAGAAGTTATCAGTGCAATCGTCAAAGACATCCTAAAAGGATTGGCTTATTTGCACAAAAATGGTATTGCTCACCGAGATTTGAAGCCCAAAAATATCTTGTTGACTCAGAATAAAAAGGGAAAATACATTGCCAAAATTGCAGATTTTGGTATTAGTAAGCGTATTGATGTCGATGATGCTACCATGTCTTCGCAACTGATGGGAAGTGTGGAATATATGGCTCCTGAGCAATTTGCACCTGCCATGTTCGGTATCAATCAAAAGCTGGCAACCAATGTGGATTTGTGGTCTTTGGGCATTATCATCTATGAGTTTTATGCTCAAAATCTTCCTTTCGGAAGCCGTACGGCAGGGATTAATTACGAACAAATTCTCAACAATATTCTCTTCAATGACCTCAATATTGACTACAGCATAGTTTCTGAACCACACCGAACCATCATTCGCAAATGTTTGGTGAAAAAAGCATCTGAACGTGCCAAGGATGCAACTGAACTATTGGAAATATTGGAGGGTAAAAAGACGGATAAAAAAAATAAAAAGGAACCGAAAGAGGCGAATAACCCTAAAAATGAAGGCACTAAAACGGCCATCCTTACAGGGTTAAAAATACCAACCGAATCTACTGACAATGATAAGAAAGAAACTAGAGAAATTGAGAATCAAAAAGAGGTAAAGCCAATCCAAAAAGAACCTTCGTTCCAAGAAAATAAAGAAAAAACAACGATTCCTATTACGAAAACCAATGATTCTCCGAAAGTAGAAAAAGAAAGACCCATTAGACCGTTGAACAACAAATCTGTATCCAATGAAATAAATGTTGGAAAAAATTTGTTTAAATTGGGGAATTACACAGAAAGTTTCAAAATTTTAGATCTTTACCAAGACCATCCTGCTTTTGACACAGAGGCCAAGTTTTTCTTGGGCTATATGTACTACAATGGCAACTGTGGAGGGGCTTATGATGAGGTGATAGGACGAAAATTCATGAATGAAGCCAAACTACAAGACCGTAGTTTGGTAATTGAATTGATGTTGAAATATGTGTTGAATAAGTGA
- a CDS encoding serine/threonine-protein kinase yields the protein MTLKEFRQRYIYNPEVDTLGEGGFAKVYKAYDTLMKRTVALKFYRGDFGDKYSVLAEIKRSMSFNHPNLIRYYDAIQIQVPSSYDASSMLQVGIMEYANAGDLNDFMKTFPSLMDIKGVIGGILKGLAYLHQHGVVHRDIKPQNLLVNKEADGSWVSKIADFGLAKKLSEHKELSSQLLGTMEYMAPEQFNPEKYGISGILGTNIDLWGFGVILFETFTGELPFGSRTDGDSHEQVMYNIMRKDLGEGLVEVMQPYRSIIEWCLVKNANLRVQKAEDLLDLLDGKEEALQQVKEHTDTVMNSQISLDEDQKRLLFVGNIVLSPLLGVLLFFIWKGKYPLKARQTLNLAWWSLAAWLGLLLVIVVGMIFMETNLVTN from the coding sequence ATGACCTTAAAGGAGTTTAGACAACGGTACATATACAACCCCGAAGTAGATACTTTGGGAGAGGGAGGCTTTGCAAAAGTATATAAAGCCTACGATACGTTGATGAAACGAACCGTAGCACTCAAGTTTTACCGTGGTGATTTTGGAGATAAATACAGTGTGTTGGCAGAGATAAAGCGTTCCATGTCTTTCAACCATCCCAACCTGATTCGATATTATGATGCCATTCAAATCCAAGTTCCCTCTAGTTATGATGCTAGTAGTATGCTACAAGTAGGAATTATGGAATATGCCAATGCGGGTGACCTCAATGATTTTATGAAGACTTTTCCTTCTTTGATGGACATCAAAGGAGTTATTGGTGGTATATTGAAGGGTTTGGCGTACTTACATCAACATGGAGTTGTACATAGAGATATCAAACCTCAAAACCTATTGGTGAATAAAGAGGCTGATGGAAGTTGGGTAAGCAAGATTGCAGATTTTGGACTTGCCAAAAAACTTTCGGAGCATAAAGAACTTTCTTCGCAGTTGTTGGGTACTATGGAATACATGGCTCCCGAACAGTTCAATCCTGAAAAATATGGTATCAGCGGAATATTGGGTACAAACATTGATTTATGGGGCTTTGGGGTGATTTTGTTTGAAACCTTCACTGGTGAATTGCCTTTTGGTAGTCGCACAGATGGAGATAGTCATGAGCAGGTGATGTACAATATCATGCGAAAAGATCTGGGTGAAGGATTGGTGGAAGTGATGCAGCCTTACCGATCTATTATTGAGTGGTGTTTGGTGAAAAATGCCAATCTAAGAGTGCAGAAAGCAGAGGATTTGTTGGATTTGTTGGACGGCAAAGAGGAGGCATTGCAGCAGGTAAAAGAGCATACGGATACGGTGATGAATAGCCAAATTAGTTTGGATGAAGACCAAAAACGCTTATTATTTGTTGGTAATATTGTACTTTCGCCGTTGTTGGGCGTTTTACTATTTTTTATATGGAAAGGAAAATACCCGCTAAAAGCTCGCCAGACACTCAACTTGGCTTGGTGGTCATTGGCAGCATGGTTGGGTTTGTTGTTGGTAATTGTAGTTGGAATGATTTTTATGGAAACTAACTTAGTAACGAATTAA
- a CDS encoding serine/threonine-protein kinase has protein sequence MKINIKHHNSATKVFLEPRPQASIMITVSKNYEFDPEKDLIGQGGFGKVYRARDTNLGMEVAIKKYAGNLPAKYSLFGEIKRAIHLNHPNLVRYYDAFELEDSSAFGDKIQIGVLEFINGGDFTSLLRTRPGFDVLRKAFIGIMEGLKYLHAKGIIHRDLKPENILIQKEGGEIIPKIADFGISKVIEDGGSGASSMIIGSIEYMAPEQFNVVRYGKENQLHTNLDLWSLGTIIYEAFTGSAPFGKTKQGVSRDEIMRNILEKNLTEIQKVPEPFRQVVRACLIRDASKRAQTVDQLFDLMYSYEHGSTRRIDKTQPNYEGNIETIKGGGTSILEKNTPKPPISITDDSSDGANTPQNIASTASKTTDSTEFSFAMIVPFVTAFLAYAFFESKKTLFGWDTPVSSYIIYPALVCAAMGLVNIFTIFFRDIRRAEIPAYLFSFLVLVYFLTRSLLTHHYTNSGIQGLSFDFTSHPFALYYPYLGIGIVLVSLLASLSRIRWFELIAHYGSIAFLLYILIDVSIEASTAWNIIRILGVVAIAIGIFLWNKQKHDLKGV, from the coding sequence ATGAAAATCAACATCAAACACCACAATTCAGCTACTAAGGTTTTTTTAGAACCAAGACCACAAGCATCTATCATGATAACGGTTAGTAAAAACTACGAATTTGACCCTGAAAAAGACCTTATAGGACAAGGTGGATTTGGGAAAGTATATCGAGCGAGGGATACGAACTTGGGTATGGAAGTAGCTATTAAGAAATATGCTGGAAATCTTCCTGCCAAATACAGTTTGTTTGGAGAAATCAAAAGAGCCATTCATTTGAACCACCCCAATTTGGTGCGTTATTACGATGCCTTTGAGTTAGAAGACAGCTCGGCTTTTGGCGACAAGATTCAGATTGGCGTATTGGAATTCATCAATGGAGGTGATTTTACCAGTTTGCTGCGCACACGCCCTGGCTTTGATGTCTTGCGAAAGGCATTTATCGGCATTATGGAGGGTTTAAAATATTTACATGCCAAAGGTATTATTCACCGAGATTTGAAGCCCGAAAATATATTAATCCAAAAAGAAGGAGGGGAGATTATTCCCAAAATTGCAGATTTTGGTATTAGTAAAGTCATTGAAGATGGTGGTTCAGGAGCTTCTTCCATGATTATAGGATCCATCGAATACATGGCTCCAGAACAGTTCAATGTGGTGCGATATGGCAAAGAAAACCAATTGCACACCAACTTGGATTTGTGGTCTTTGGGTACGATTATATATGAAGCTTTTACTGGTTCTGCGCCTTTTGGCAAAACCAAACAAGGGGTTTCTCGTGACGAAATCATGCGAAATATTTTGGAGAAAAACCTAACCGAAATCCAAAAAGTACCCGAACCATTTCGCCAAGTAGTTCGAGCTTGTTTGATTCGAGATGCCAGCAAACGTGCTCAGACGGTCGACCAACTGTTCGACCTTATGTATAGTTACGAACACGGTTCTACTCGCCGTATCGACAAGACTCAACCCAATTATGAAGGAAACATAGAAACAATCAAGGGTGGAGGAACGAGCATTTTGGAAAAAAATACACCTAAGCCTCCAATATCTATCACAGATGATTCTTCTGATGGCGCAAACACTCCGCAAAATATAGCTTCAACAGCTTCAAAAACTACAGATAGTACGGAATTTAGTTTTGCGATGATTGTTCCCTTTGTAACAGCTTTTTTGGCCTATGCTTTTTTTGAAAGTAAAAAAACACTATTTGGATGGGATACTCCAGTAAGCAGTTACATTATTTATCCTGCTTTGGTGTGTGCTGCAATGGGATTGGTCAATATTTTCACGATTTTCTTTAGAGACATAAGACGTGCAGAAATACCTGCTTACCTTTTCTCCTTTTTGGTGTTGGTGTATTTTTTAACCCGAAGTTTGCTTACACATCACTACACCAATTCAGGGATTCAAGGTCTTAGTTTTGATTTCACTTCTCATCCTTTTGCACTCTACTATCCCTATTTAGGTATTGGTATTGTGTTGGTTAGTCTATTGGCATCCCTCAGCCGTATTCGATGGTTTGAATTAATTGCACATTACGGGAGCATTGCATTTTTACTGTATATACTTATTGACGTGAGTATTGAAGCATCTACTGCATGGAACATTATACGTATTTTAGGAGTTGTTGCAATAGCAATAGGCATTTTCCTTTGGAACAAACAGAAGCATGACCTTAAAGGAGTTTAG
- a CDS encoding PKD domain-containing protein, whose protein sequence is MTIKLKLFVSIVVCVCAVITYSCTKEDQVNEQSFPPKTIKSSSKTYIGVQNINNRLVFDDFPTFHRIKTQLEQLHNNSVDTIDEDIELRTFEADLNFSSLRAHLEVQELTLLDQGVHPIDIPEGFILDDLTQTFFNPQNIIQVGDTIIYLPNENYAYMVYDGNETTLADLENGGDPYGHENVGVEELNSVLNCDASFEYGVTPLYDPLDPTNTIITGWNVNVSYTGDNTITDPNTEIYWTADGITSNTPGEVKTFTYNTAGVYSICVVVVQVEPGGGTGGMDDMCSDRQCKSVVLGDGCNADFDFTLGQNAIVNFTDLSTSQNPLTVVSWLWTFGDGQTSTEQNPTHTYPCNGNYDARLTITCSDNQQYTVEKTIKVESDVCCEKSFDKDWKNHDYTFDGEPRYFKYKTAQRNWLLEHCVKAKMKAYKPKNNGNGWKTDRRRMRITFIGEVFKIDENECICSSPEDITGNTNSTNGRKKNLDAKWCNPGSFNKDNHIRMKENFEWDADYYIEDENFNQNGYNYHITYENDTTCD, encoded by the coding sequence ATGACCATAAAATTAAAATTATTTGTTAGCATAGTTGTGTGTGTGTGTGCTGTTATAACTTATAGTTGTACGAAAGAAGACCAAGTAAATGAACAGTCTTTCCCTCCTAAAACTATTAAGAGCAGTTCAAAAACATATATTGGTGTCCAAAATATTAACAATCGTTTAGTTTTTGATGATTTTCCAACCTTCCATAGAATAAAGACTCAATTAGAACAACTTCACAATAACTCTGTTGATACTATTGATGAAGATATAGAACTAAGGACTTTTGAAGCCGACCTTAATTTTTCTTCATTAAGAGCTCATTTAGAGGTACAAGAATTAACTTTGTTAGACCAAGGAGTTCATCCAATAGATATTCCAGAAGGATTTATATTAGACGATTTGACACAGACTTTTTTCAATCCTCAAAATATAATACAGGTCGGAGATACTATTATTTATTTGCCCAATGAAAATTATGCCTATATGGTATATGATGGCAATGAAACAACTCTAGCTGACTTAGAAAATGGAGGTGATCCCTATGGACATGAAAATGTAGGAGTGGAAGAATTGAATAGTGTATTGAATTGTGATGCTTCTTTTGAATATGGTGTAACTCCATTATACGACCCTTTAGACCCTACTAATACCATAATTACTGGATGGAATGTGAATGTTTCCTATACAGGAGATAACACTATTACTGATCCTAACACAGAAATTTATTGGACAGCGGACGGGATTACTAGTAATACCCCAGGTGAAGTTAAAACTTTTACATATAATACTGCTGGTGTTTATTCGATTTGTGTAGTAGTAGTTCAAGTAGAACCTGGTGGGGGTACAGGAGGTATGGATGATATGTGTTCAGATAGACAATGTAAGTCTGTCGTATTGGGAGATGGTTGTAATGCAGATTTTGATTTTACGCTAGGACAAAATGCCATTGTTAACTTTACGGATTTGAGTACTTCTCAAAATCCACTAACTGTTGTATCTTGGCTATGGACCTTTGGGGACGGACAAACAAGTACAGAGCAAAATCCTACACATACCTATCCTTGTAACGGAAATTATGATGCGCGATTAACCATTACTTGTAGTGACAATCAACAATATACGGTTGAGAAAACTATAAAGGTAGAATCAGATGTATGCTGTGAGAAAAGTTTTGATAAGGATTGGAAAAACCATGATTATACATTTGATGGAGAACCTAGATATTTTAAATATAAAACTGCTCAACGTAACTGGCTATTGGAGCATTGTGTGAAAGCTAAAATGAAGGCCTATAAACCGAAAAATAATGGAAATGGTTGGAAAACAGATAGACGTAGAATGAGAATAACTTTTATAGGCGAAGTTTTTAAAATAGATGAGAACGAATGTATATGTAGTAGCCCTGAAGATATTACTGGTAATACTAATTCAACTAATGGCAGAAAAAAGAATCTCGATGCTAAATGGTGTAATCCTGGTTCATTTAATAAAGACAATCACATTCGAATGAAAGAAAATTTTGAGTGGGATGCGGATTATTATATCGAGGATGAGAATTTTAATCAAAATGGGTATAATTATCATATTACGTATGAAAATGACACTACCTGTGACTAA
- a CDS encoding T9SS type A sorting domain-containing protein — MNKMILPLWIIIICLVSNYNLYCQDIEYDFKYFTEEYIPLDSTISTTAFYNKSWDDVVPIEYFIFASIGFNFEIAGKKFDSIAIDYSGILEFYTNCGLDEGEDKEYSYAPSLYAFHADMDDLNELWDDIDEIPPGSRIHYLTEGEVGNRIFKIEWHKAGFWASVSDEEYISFQVWLHEASQIIEFRYGEKYIEDTADAAKWFVVDGPIIGINYSTDCTDYFTLEDLENKFVLTTDYTNPIIKTVSSFSDLYAQTLPPMVLPANRAVYQFEPSIVAIEETLDSSPIKVYPTIVEKSLKIETSLNFLNKNSLSIYNCLGQRILQKPLVTKNAEIDVSNFPEGYYILSVENINEKHTFSFIKK, encoded by the coding sequence ATGAATAAAATGATACTTCCCTTATGGATAATAATTATATGTTTAGTTTCTAACTATAATTTATATTGCCAAGATATAGAATATGATTTTAAGTATTTCACTGAGGAGTACATACCGCTTGACAGTACGATAAGCACTACAGCATTTTACAATAAGTCATGGGATGATGTAGTGCCAATAGAATACTTCATTTTTGCCAGCATAGGATTTAACTTTGAAATAGCTGGAAAAAAATTCGACTCCATAGCAATAGATTATTCGGGGATTTTAGAATTTTACACCAATTGTGGATTGGACGAAGGAGAGGACAAAGAATATTCCTATGCTCCGAGTCTATACGCTTTTCATGCCGATATGGACGATTTGAATGAACTTTGGGATGATATAGACGAAATACCTCCAGGTTCGCGTATTCACTATCTCACTGAAGGAGAAGTGGGAAATCGCATTTTTAAGATTGAATGGCACAAAGCAGGTTTTTGGGCGAGTGTGAGTGATGAAGAATACATCAGTTTCCAAGTATGGCTACATGAAGCAAGTCAAATCATTGAATTTCGATATGGGGAAAAGTATATTGAAGATACTGCTGATGCAGCTAAATGGTTCGTAGTAGATGGGCCAATAATAGGAATAAATTATTCAACAGACTGCACAGACTACTTCACTTTAGAAGATTTAGAAAATAAATTTGTTCTTACTACGGACTACACCAATCCTATTATAAAAACAGTAAGTTCCTTTTCTGATTTATATGCTCAAACTTTACCACCAATGGTTCTACCCGCTAATAGAGCAGTATATCAGTTTGAACCTTCAATTGTAGCTATCGAAGAAACTTTGGACTCTTCTCCCATCAAAGTTTATCCAACAATAGTAGAAAAAAGTTTAAAAATAGAGACGAGTTTAAACTTTTTAAATAAAAATTCTCTATCAATTTATAATTGTTTAGGTCAGAGAATTTTGCAAAAACCTCTTGTTACTAAAAATGCGGAAATAGATGTATCTAATTTTCCAGAAGGATACTATATTCTATCTGTTGAAAATATAAATGAAAAACATACTTTTTCGTTTATTAAGAAATAA